The Granulicella arctica genome segment AGAGCAGTGGAAGCGCGGCTTCGTTCATCCGGAGGGCGGTCGCATGACGCTCGATGTCGCGACGGCTCTCTACGCATGGCACTCGAAGCACCATATTGCCCACATTACACACCTGCGAGTCAAAGAGGGCTGGTAGCGAACTGTTGCCTTGTGTAACAGGTTGGCTACCGATAGCATCCTCTTCATGTCCCCGCCCAGAGCTTCTTCCGCGGAACCTGTACAGCCTCCCGAGGCCATCGCATTGGCGCTCGAAGCATTTCTCGCCGAACATCCGGGAGCTTTTGTCCTCGAAGACGGCAAAGTTCTCTTCTCCATGCACGAAGCGAAGTATTCGCTGACGACCGAGCATGGCCGCTGCACGCTGCATCTTTGGAACGAGGAGCGCAACCTCGTCCGCCGCGTTGGAGCATCGACCCTGCGCAATGGCGTCCTGCGGCTGAGCACGCACCGCTTCGGGCAGACCAAGCCGCAGACGCTGGAGCTTGCTCCGGATCGTGACCGTCGCACGCCTTCTAGCCGCGAGGCGACGCGCACGAAGTATCTGCGGACGCTGGAGCGTGTGTTGCTGCGTTCTTTTCCCGATTGGAAGACCGATGCCTTTCGCACTGCAATGGACCTCGAGAAGAGCTTCGGTCCGGCCTACGCCCGCGGAATGCTGGTGCAGGGGCAGAAGGCATGGGCTGTAATCGCGGTCAACGACGAAGAGACGCAGGCGACAGTGGACGGCATCCTGACGCTGGGGATCCTGTGGCTGCATCATTGCCGCGAGCAGGCTGCGGGGAGGCGGCTCTTTCAAGGGCTGCGGATCATCGCCCCTCGCGGCATGGCGACCCTGACCGTCTCACGTCTCGCGTGGCTCAATACGGTTGCCGCACAGTGGGAGCTCTGGGAGCTTGATGAGCGTAGCGAAGAGCTTGAGCAGCGGGATGCTGCTGACCACGGCAACCTGGCCACGAGGCTGGTTCGCGCCCCTGGTGCGCAGGCCGCACAGGATCGCTTTGCCGAGGCCGCATCGCGCGTCATGGCGCTCGTCCCGGAGACGATGCGTGACGTCGTCGAACAGCGGATTCGCAGCGGAACGGAGCTTGCGTTCCTGCTGCATGGTCTGGAGTTTGCAAGAGCACGCATGGCTGTATCGGCGGCGTCCTTCAACCGTTCGCTCGAGATCACCTTCGGCGCCGGGGCGAATGAGACGTCTCTGACGTATGAGAATGAAGGCGATCTCCGTGAGTTGACGGCGCGGCTCTTTGCCCGCCGAACGCCGGATGGCGATCATCGCGATCCGCTCTACCGGATGCAGCCGGAGCGGTGGCTCGAAAGCGTGTTGCGGCGCAATCCGGAGCCGATCGACCCGCACCTCGATGCCGCCCATGTCTATACACAGGTGCCCGCGTTTGCGGCGGCGGATCGCGGCATGCTCGACCTGCTCGGCGTATGCCGCGACGGCAGGCTGGCGGTGATCGAGCTGAAGGCAGAGGACGACCTGCACCTCGCGCTGCAAGGGTTGGACTACTGGGTGCGAGTGCGTTGGCACCATCTGCAAAATCCTGACCAGTCGACGGGGCTTGGCGAGTTTCAGCGGCTCGGGTACTTCGGGGGTATGTACCTGTCGCCGGAGGCGCCACGCCTTTATCTGGCCGCTCCTGCACTGCGGATCCACCCTGCCACGGAGATCGTCCTCAAATATCTGTCTTCCCGGGTCGAATGGACACTGGTGGCGCTCGATGAGCGCTGGCGCAAGCGGATGAAGGTAGTTTGGCGAAAACGGAGCAGCTAAACGGAGGCGCTGGCCGCCGGGCGGTGAGCGCCGAACAGGAAGGAGAGAAGCAGACTCGTTGCACCAATGATCGCGGCTAGTCCGAGACCGACGAGGACGCTCGCCGTCAAAGAGCTGAGAAGGTTCTGTGGATCCTTCGGATAGGCGCTGTTGTAGTGCGTGAGGAACAGGAAGAACGATATCGGAAGCGACAGCAGCAGCGTCCCAAAGCCAACGAGGAGCGCAATCGCTACCGGCCTGGCCCAACCCACGGTCTTCGGGTTTTTAGGGAAGGTGAGTCGCATGATCAGTTGAGGATCGCCTCAAGCTCTTCCGCTTCCTGCATGAGGGTATCCGCCTTCCGCGCGAAGAATGCCTCGACGGCATCGAGCACCGCCGGTCCCTTTTTCGACTCGAAGATCTGCTTGCGCAATGCACCGCCGCCCGGAACGCCATGCGTGAACCAGCTCGCGAACTGTTTCATCTTGCCGACACAGTCGCGGTGGCGCTGTTCGCGAGCAACCTGCCCAGAGGCGGTAATCGCGGCGGCGCGAGTAGCTTCAGCGGCTTCTTCGATCTCAATCTCGTGCACAAGCATGCCGAAGTAGTCGCGGATCATGCGATAGCGATCCTGATCGGTCGGCTGATCGTACTTGCCGGTCGCCGTGTACTGCGCGATCTGGCGGAAGATCCAGGGGTTCGACGGTGCGGCGCGGCCGATCATCACCGCATCGCAGTGGGTCGCGTCGACCATCGCGGCTGCGTCTTCCGGAGTGCGGACGTCGCCGTTGCCGATTACCGGAATGCTGACTGCATTCTTGACTGCGGCGATGTACTCCCAGCGAGCCTGGCCGGTGTAGCCGTCCTCGCGGGTACGGGCGTGCAGGGCGACGGCGTTCAGACCGCAGTCCTCGGCCAGCTTCGCCAGCTCGACGCAGACGATGTGGTGATCGTTCCAGCCCATGCGGAATTTGACTGTGAAGGGGATGGTGACGGCGGAGCGGACGGCCTTGAAGATCGTCTCGATCAGCGGCAGGTCGCGCAGCAGGCCGGAGCCTCCGTTACACGCGACGACGCGCTTCGCCGGACAGCCCAGGTTCAGGTCGACGAGGTCGAAGCCTGCGTCCTGCACGATGCGGGCGGAGTCGGCGAGCGTCTCGGGGTTCGACCCGAAGAGCTGTGCCGAGATTGGATGCTCGTCGTCGTAGTAGGTCAGGTAGCGCTTGCGCTTGGTCTCGCGCATTCGCGAGAGACCGTCGGCGGAGGTGAACTCGGTCATGATGAGCCCGCAGCCCGATTGCTGGTTCGAGGTCTCTTCGGCGACATCCGCCGCGTCAGTCGCCGCCGAAAACTGGCTGGCATTTTTGATGAAGCGCCGGAAGACCGTATCGGTCACTCCTGCCATCGGTGCCAGCACGGTCGCCGGAGCGATCTGGACGTTTCCGATGGAAAAGCTTGCCGGGACACGCGTCCGCTCGGGCATGGTGTACTCGACGGGCGAGTCCCAGCGTTTCTGCTCGAGGGTGTAGCGCTTTTTCATAAAGAAGATTTAGGCAAAACCTTGTTTTCTTATCCCAACTCTCAAACAAAAGGCCCCCGCATAGGCGGAGGCCCCTTGGGTTGATTCGGCTCCGCTTACTTGGTTGCGGCTTCGGCCTTGCCTGCGTCCGACTTGGCGAACTTGCGGCGGAAGCGTTCGACGCGGCCTGCGGTATCGATCAGCTTCTGCTTGCCGGTAAAGAACGGGTGGCAGGCAGCACAGATTTCAAGAACGATGTCGCCCTTGTGCGTGGAGCGGGTCTGGAAGACACTGCCGCAGGCGCACTTGACGTTGATCTCGTTATACGACGGGTGGATATTCTCTTTCGGCATGGTGAAACAATCCTTTTCTGAATCGCATTGCGATTGCTCTGAATCTTGCCTGCCGGCTCGCGGATCGCTTGCAACGGTTGAACTCACGTCACATCGAAGGGCCTGTCGCGCCGCCGTCTGTGCCCCGCTTTGCAAGGCACACAGACAGTTTCCTCATTTTATATGGGATTCGCACAGGGAGCAATTGGATTCATGCCTGCGATACTAGGACAGTTGGAAAGCGAATCATGACAGCAGTCTGCCCAATTTGTGGAGGCCTCGGCCTGAAGGTCGTCCAGCGGGACGACGGGACGCAGTTTGCCCAGGATTGCGTCTGCCGTCTCCAGCAGCGTGCGAACCGGATGCTACGGCGGTCGCAGATTCCGCATCGCTATGCAAATTGCACACTGGAAAACTTCGAGAGCAGCTTTGGCGGAGCTCACCGAACGCTCGCTGCAGCCCATCTGCGGGCGCGAAAGTTCGTCGAGAGCTATCCGCTCGAGACCAACGGAACGGGCCTGCTGCTGACCGGATCGATCGGCGTGGGGAAGACGCACCTGGCCGTCGGCATATTGCAGGCGTTGGTCGCCGAGCGAGGAGCTACCGGCCTCTTCTGCGACTATCGCGACCTATTGAAGCAGGTGCAGCACAGCTATAACAGGGCTGTTTCGGCCACGGAGCTGGAGGTGTTGGCGCCGGTCTTTGAAGCTGAAGTTCTTGTATTGGACGAACTGGGCGCATCGAAGCCAACCGACTGGGTGTGGGACACTGTCGCGCACATCCTGAATACCCGCTACAACGACCGCCGAACGACCATCATTACAACGAACTACGCGAACTTCGGGCCGCTAGGCACCGAGCCTGGCACCGGCTCTTCCGCGCGAGCGGCAGCCCGCGAGGAGACGTTGGGCGACCGGATCGGTGAACGTATGCGCTCCCGGCTACAGGAGATGTGTGTCGTGGTGGAGATGCAGGGCGAGGACTTTCGCCAGAAGGTCAAACGGGCCAGCTTCGCTTAGGAGTGGCGCGCGGATGCCCTAGACCATCGAAGCCAACAGAAGAACTCCGGCCGCCAGTACAAAGAGGGCGTAGACCATCTCGGTCGCCCGGATGGAGCGGCCTTCCGCAGGCATTAATCCAGACGCGATCATGTTCTGTTCAGGGTTCCGCTCGCTGGCGGCATCGGGGGAAGAGTGCGGGATCGATAAAGCCATGGCGGTCTCCTTTCAGATGGTGCAGGAACATCCGTGATCGTTTCAGGTTATGCAGGAACATCCGTGGTCGTTGGATGAGGGATCCAGTCGACTGGATACACTTCTTAACGGAATTGTGCATACATTTGTTGCGTGTTTCTTGATGAAAATTGCAACAACGCAGCCGGAGCGCCTCCTTAGTACCTCTTTGAAAGACCCGTCCGACTCCTGTATCGAGAAAGATCGGCAGAGTGCCCCGTTGTAAAATTTCGATCTATGGATGAGCTATCGCAGCACGAGCAGTCGCAGCCGGGCAAAGTGTCCCGTAACGGCGTGAGTCAAGAGACCCCGGCACTGTTTGCTCCCAAAGCGGCTGTGCGCGACGAGATGCCAGTCAACGCATGGGCGATTGCGGGTCTTGTGGTGTTGGCGGTCGTCGGCGTGTGGGTGTTCCTGACCCATCACAAGCCGACGGCTCCTGCGAACAACGTTCGTCCGCTCGATGCGTACGCGGCGAGCCTGTCTCTCTCGCAGCTTGCGATGAGCGAATCGACCAGCCTGTCCGGGGGCAAGTCCACCTTTATTGATGGACACATCCGGAATACGGGGAGTGCGATCGTGACCGGTGTGACCGTTCAGGTGTTCTTCGGCAACGATGAGGCGATGCCGCCCCAGGTTGAGACGGTTCAGCTGGCGCTGATTCGTGCCCATGAGCCGTATGTCGATACAGAGCCGGTAAGCGCAGCTCCCCTGAAGCCGGGGGATGACCAGGAGTTCCGGTTGACCTTCGAGACGCTTCCGGCGAACTGGAATACCCAGATTCCCGAGATCCACGTGGTGCAGGTGGCAACCAAGTAATGGCCCTCGCCGCTCGGGTACGGGCAGTTCCTACCGGCAAGCGGGAAGTATTTTCGCAGCACAATGCTGGTAAGACTAATTTCTGACGGTCGTCATATTTTAGTAAATCCTTATATTTGAAGAACTTGATCTGGTGTCGTGACTTTGGCAAGGTGCTTGCTCTTAGTCCTTGCACGTACGGTTCGGCTTCGGCCTTCCGGACGTGGACCAAAAGGAGCAAACGACATGATGAAACATCCAACTAGTTTTGGTCTCTCCGTTCTGCTTTTAGGGGGCGCCTTGAGCGTGACCTCTCTGGCTCAGTCCAGTGCTTCTTCCACTCCGACCGATGTGCCACCTCCGGCACAATCGATGAGTCCCGATAACACCGCCAGCTATGCAACCGGAAAGCCGCTTGAGACACAGTCCAAGGAAGGTTTCTGGGGGCACATGAATCCACTTGCCCGCAAACGGTGGGTAAAACGGCAGATTGATCCGATCAAGGATCGCGATAATGAACTCGATCAGCTTCAGGCTAAGAATGCGAACGATATTCGTGATGTAGACACCCGTTCGCAGGCCGGTATCAGCAAGGCTATGATGGCTGCGAACACCGCCGACCAGCACGCCCAGGATGCCGCCAACCGCGCCAACGCCGCCGACACGCTGGCTGGAACGGCCAGCACAAAGACAGATGCGCTGCATGGCACGGTGAGCAATCTCGATCAATATCAGACAGTTACGTCCTCTGCGGTGCCGTTCGCAAGTGGCCGCACAACGCTGGGGCCCAAAGCGAAGTCGGATCTCGATGATCTGGCTGCAAAGCTAGGGTCGGAGAAGGGCTATATCCTCGAAGTCCAGGGATATAGTCGTGCAGGCGTTCCCAACTCGCAGGCGATGGCGGACTCGGTTGTCCGTTATCTCGTGACCGAGCATCAGGTTCCGATCTATCGCATCTATCGGACCGGGCTTGGCCATCAGAAGGATGTTGCTGTAGCAGAAGGAGATAAGCCGGTGGTCAACGGTGTCCGCGTAACGTTGCTGCACAACAGCCTCGCGACGATGGATAGCCCCGGAGCCTCCGGAAATACCAGCAGCCTGTCATCTGGAACGGCGAATCCGTCCAGCAACTAATAGGCTTTCACGAAGTTTGCGGAGCGGTGCCTTAGAGCACGCCCGTCAACGACCTCTCCTAACCAGAGAGAACTAAGGCAGATTGGCCCCTCTAGCGAGGGGCCTATTTTTTTAAGAAATCGCGTTAAAAGGGCGATGTAACTGCAAACCGGAGTTACGGTTTTGTAGTTACACTTTTGGAGTGCGTTTTGGGTTTGGTCTTCGGCGTGCGCAAAACGGGTGGGTACTTTTCGAGATCAACTCTTTAAGGCGCGGCCGAGGTGGGTGAGGAGCAGAGTCATGAAGGAGAGCGCTCGGCGGCCGTCTTCGCTTGCGGCTCGCTTGGCGATCTGGAAGAGGCTGGGAGTCTTCTGCTCGAGTTTGTGCTCTATGGTGGCAGTGGCGAGGGTCTTCGAGAGCCGGTCGAGGATCGCTGGATCAAGGGCGGTAAGGATCTTGGCTGCTTCGAGAAGGTTGCGGATGCCGGTGATGCCTTCGGGGGTCTTGGCATACTTCGCGGCGGTGGCGAAGATGGTGTCCTTCGCGCCGATTGCGCCGTGGAGGAGGTCGAGCAGCCCCTGATCGTGCGCGGCCTGGAGGACGTCATAGGCAACGAGGAGTGCCTCAGCGTGCTCGCGGGGCGCGGCGTTGAGGCGACGCATGAGTTCGAGGTGGGGATCGACAGGGGCGGGTTTGAAGGTGAGCGGGTTGGCCATGGATGCTCCTCAAGACTGGTCCTTCTTTCAGACGAAGGACCAACCATAAGACTATGACGCCGGGGAGAGGAATGTGCCATGGAAAAATACAACAGTTTTGCGACTGCCAACTACTTCGACGAATGCCGACGGTGATTGAAGTCGAATCGATAGATGACGCCGAGCGTGATGGGTTTGGAGTAAAGGACGCCGGAGGTGGTTACAGGGGTCTCGTATCGCTGAATCTGTGCATCGGCCTTGAAGGCAAGGTGATTTGTCAGGTCCAGATCCAGGCCGACGCCGGGTGAGATCACATTGGACACGGATCGGAGGACGAGGAGAGTGTTGCTTGCATTGGGGTAGCCGCCGTCGTAGTTGATTTGACCGCGGCCGAAGAGGATGTCCGCGTAGGGATGGAAGCGTCCAAAGCGCTCTTCTACCTTGAGGCCGCCGAGAAAGTTCTTCTGGCTGTCGACCGACCCCTTGTCGATCGGATAGGTGCCGCGAACCTCAACCGATGGCCTGAGTGAAAAGAAGGACCGAAAGCCGAGGTCGAGGCCGGCTGTGATCCCTATGTTCTTACCCGAGTTGAGACCGGTGTCGGTTCCGGTGGCACCACCGAAGGCGGAAAGTCGGAGGCGTTGTGTCGCGGTTGGGTCTGCCTGCGCATGGGCGAAGAGGACATGTGACGCTGCGAGAATGAGGATCGCTACCTGTACTGCTCGAATACTCGGCTTCAAAACTACTCCTTATTGGCGTGTCGTCTCTTGCAAGTGCCGCCGCACCTTGATGCATGTACAAAACGTCCTTGGATCACTGTATCGGCTACAGATGTCTGTCTGTTGAGACGGTGCTCCAGGTGATTTGTATTACGGCCGTTTCGTTGATTGGTTGAACCGTGGGTTCAGATGAGGTGGAAACAGGTTGATGGCGAGAGAACCGTCTCGTCAGATTGTCTGAAAGTCCTCTCGCAAAAGCAACTTGTGATGAACGTATTACGGCAGTCCTATCGCATGCACCGACCTTTCAATAGGCCGCCGCATCGTTTTGGAGCTCGATTCAGACGGTAATGGATTTGATCTGGACGAGCTTGTCGGCGGGTTGGGTTCCGGGAAGGTGATAGCCGGATTGGGCCCACTTGCGTTCGATCTCGACGCCGGTTTGCGGAGTGCGGGTGCCGTAGCGGAAGTTGCGGCGGGGCAGCGGATTGTCGCCCTGTTCGGGGAGGACGGTCATGCTGACGGCGGTCTCCTTGAAGGCTGGTGTGTGCGTGTAGCGGTCGGTGTAGCTGCTGGTGAGTTTGTTGACGGGCTCTTCGACGGAGTTGAGCGACATGTAGAGCTGCTTGCCCTGCACGCGGTCGGAGACGAGGACCTGCACGCGGACTTTGCCGTGGGGAGACGCGATTTGGACGTATCGACCACTGGTGATGCCGCGTTCGGTGGCTAGCTCGGGGGAGACTTCGACGAAGCCGTTTGGGGTGATCTCTTTGATGCCCGCAGTGCGGAAGGTCATGCTGCCCTGCTCAAAGTGTTCGAGGAGACGGCCGTTGTTGAGGTGGAGGTCGAAGATGGCGCTGGTTTCTTCGGAGGGTGGGATGTACTCGACTGGATAGAAGCGGGCCTTGCCGTCGGGGAAGGGGAATTTCTCGACGAAGAGGAGCGGCGAGTCGGTGCCGTCGGCGTGGACGGGCCACTGGAGGCTGTTGAAGCCTTCGAGGCGCTCGTAGCTGACGCCGGCGAAGAGTGGCGTGAGGCGTGCGACCTCGGCCATGATCTCGGAGGGATGTTTGTAGTTCCAATTGCCGCCCATGCGGTTGGCGATGAGCTGGATGATCTCCCAGTCGGGTTTTGATTCGCCGAGTGGTTCAAGGGCTTTGTAGATGCGCTGGATGCGGCGCTCGGTGCTGGTGAAGGTGCCGTCTTTTTCGAGCGATGCGGCGGCGGGCAGGACGAGGTCGGCGTAGCGGCAGGTCTCGGAGAAGTTGATGTCCTGCACGATGAAGAACTCGAGCTTTGCGAGTGCGCTGGCGACGTAGTTGGCGTTGGAGTCGGAGGTGATGGTGTCTTCGCCCTTGATGTAGAGGACCTTGAGGGTGCC includes the following:
- the dusB gene encoding tRNA dihydrouridine synthase DusB, with protein sequence MKKRYTLEQKRWDSPVEYTMPERTRVPASFSIGNVQIAPATVLAPMAGVTDTVFRRFIKNASQFSAATDAADVAEETSNQQSGCGLIMTEFTSADGLSRMRETKRKRYLTYYDDEHPISAQLFGSNPETLADSARIVQDAGFDLVDLNLGCPAKRVVACNGGSGLLRDLPLIETIFKAVRSAVTIPFTVKFRMGWNDHHIVCVELAKLAEDCGLNAVALHARTREDGYTGQARWEYIAAVKNAVSIPVIGNGDVRTPEDAAAMVDATHCDAVMIGRAAPSNPWIFRQIAQYTATGKYDQPTDQDRYRMIRDYFGMLVHEIEIEEAAEATRAAAITASGQVAREQRHRDCVGKMKQFASWFTHGVPGGGALRKQIFESKKGPAVLDAVEAFFARKADTLMQEAEELEAILN
- a CDS encoding ATP-binding protein; amino-acid sequence: MTAVCPICGGLGLKVVQRDDGTQFAQDCVCRLQQRANRMLRRSQIPHRYANCTLENFESSFGGAHRTLAAAHLRARKFVESYPLETNGTGLLLTGSIGVGKTHLAVGILQALVAERGATGLFCDYRDLLKQVQHSYNRAVSATELEVLAPVFEAEVLVLDELGASKPTDWVWDTVAHILNTRYNDRRTTIITTNYANFGPLGTEPGTGSSARAAAREETLGDRIGERMRSRLQEMCVVVEMQGEDFRQKVKRASFA
- a CDS encoding OmpA family protein, with product MMKHPTSFGLSVLLLGGALSVTSLAQSSASSTPTDVPPPAQSMSPDNTASYATGKPLETQSKEGFWGHMNPLARKRWVKRQIDPIKDRDNELDQLQAKNANDIRDVDTRSQAGISKAMMAANTADQHAQDAANRANAADTLAGTASTKTDALHGTVSNLDQYQTVTSSAVPFASGRTTLGPKAKSDLDDLAAKLGSEKGYILEVQGYSRAGVPNSQAMADSVVRYLVTEHQVPIYRIYRTGLGHQKDVAVAEGDKPVVNGVRVTLLHNSLATMDSPGASGNTSSLSSGTANPSSN
- a CDS encoding DUF2393 family protein; amino-acid sequence: MDELSQHEQSQPGKVSRNGVSQETPALFAPKAAVRDEMPVNAWAIAGLVVLAVVGVWVFLTHHKPTAPANNVRPLDAYAASLSLSQLAMSESTSLSGGKSTFIDGHIRNTGSAIVTGVTVQVFFGNDEAMPPQVETVQLALIRAHEPYVDTEPVSAAPLKPGDDQEFRLTFETLPANWNTQIPEIHVVQVATK
- a CDS encoding DUF1641 domain-containing protein; translation: MANPLTFKPAPVDPHLELMRRLNAAPREHAEALLVAYDVLQAAHDQGLLDLLHGAIGAKDTIFATAAKYAKTPEGITGIRNLLEAAKILTALDPAILDRLSKTLATATIEHKLEQKTPSLFQIAKRAASEDGRRALSFMTLLLTHLGRALKS
- the rpmE gene encoding 50S ribosomal protein L31; the encoded protein is MPKENIHPSYNEINVKCACGSVFQTRSTHKGDIVLEICAACHPFFTGKQKLIDTAGRVERFRRKFAKSDAGKAEAATK